One genomic window of Triplophysa rosa linkage group LG11, Trosa_1v2, whole genome shotgun sequence includes the following:
- the hsd3b7 gene encoding 3 beta-hydroxysteroid dehydrogenase type 7, translated as MSKEKLTYVITGGCGFLGQHLLRVLLEKEEYIKEIRLFDKHICPDLQSHSTEHVKVVLVQGEITDYVGVRDALQGADLVIHAASLVDVWYRVPEKTIYAVNVQGTENVINACVEIGIQYLIYTSSMEVVGPNIKGDTFIRGDEDTPYNVFHEMAYPRSKAKAEKMVLEASGTKVNGGGTLYTCSLRPTGIYGEQHQLMKEFYTNGVRTGGWMIRGVPPETEHGRVYAGNVAWMHLLAARALRERPERLGGEVYYCYDDSPYKSYEDFNMQFLSTFNFRMLRVPVWVMWFIACMNDWLHWLLKPFYNYTPLLNSYTLAVARTSFTVSTDKAFRHFQYRPLYSWDECWARTQSWVNTFPLETSTKNT; from the exons ATGTCGAAAGAAAAGTTAACTTATGTGATAACCGGAGGTTGCGGTTTTCTCGGACAGCACCTTTTACGAGTTTTGTTGGAGAAGGAAGAATATATTAAGGAGATTAGACTTTTTGACAAACACATTTGCCCCGATCTGCAGAGTCACAGCACAG AGCATGTGAAGGTGGTGTTGGTGCAGGGAGAAATAACAGATTATGTCGGCGTGCGAGATGCCCTTCAGGGAGCCGACCTGGTCATCCATGCAGCTAGTCTGGTTGACGTATGGTACAGAGTTCCTGAGAAGACTATTTATGCTGTCAATGTACAAG GGACGGAGAATGTTATAAATGCCTGCGTAGAAATTGGTATTCAGTATTTGATCTATACAAGCTCCATGGAGGTGGTTGGTCCGAACATAAAAGGAGATACATTTATCAG AGGGGATGAAGATACTCCATATAATGTATTTCATGAGATGGCCTACCCCAGATCCAAAGCTAAAGCAGAAAAAATGGTGCTGGAGGCCAGTGGAACAAAG GTAAATGGGGGGGGTACTCTCTACACATGCTCTCTGCGACCAACAGGCATCTATGGGGAACAACATCAGTTAATGAAGGAGTTTTACACAAATGGGGTTCGTACAGGTGGTTGGATGATCAGGGGAGTTCCACCGGAAACAGAACACGGCCGAGTCTACGCAG GTAATGTTGCGTGGATGCACTTACTCGCAGCACGTGCTCTACGAGAGCGCCCTGAAAGGCTGGGTGGAGAAGTTTATTACTGCTATGACGACTCACCGTATAAAAGCTATGAAGACTTTAACATGCAGTTCCTGTCGACCTTCAATTTTCGGATGTTGCGCGTGCCGGTTTGGGTGATGTGGTTCATAGCGTGCATGAACGACTGGCTACACTGGCTCCTTAAGCCATTTTACAACTACACACCACTGCTCAACTCCTACACACTCGCTGTGGCCCGCACATCTTTCACCGTGAGCACAGACAAAGCATTCCGCCACTTTCAGTATCGGCCACTCTACAGCTGGGATGAGTGCTGGGCCCGCACGCAGAGCTGGGTGAACACGTTCCCTTTAGAAACGAGCACTAAAAACACCTAA